A single genomic interval of Streptomyces showdoensis harbors:
- a CDS encoding NAD(P)/FAD-dependent oxidoreductase, with amino-acid sequence MTEPVRVLVVGGGYVGMYTALRLQRQLKAELRSRTAEIVVVTPEPYMTYQPFLPEAAAGSLSPRHVVVPLRRVLDRCRIIIGEVHSVDHSKRTATLSTLATDEEGAGNVQLGYDELVIAPGSVSRALPVPGLADHGIGFKTVEEAIGLRNHVIEQMDIASSTRDPAIRDAALTFVFVGGGYAGVEALAELEDMARYTARYYHNLKPEDLRWVLVEASDRILPEVGEEMGRYAIRELRARNIDVRLGTRLDTCEGRVAVLSDGTRLPTRTVVWTAGVKPAPLVAATDLPRNEHGRLRCTARLTVEGVEHAWAAGDAAAVPDVTAGEPGRVCAPNAQHAVRQTKVLAENIAASLRGEPLKEYAHKYVGSVASLGLHKGVAHVYGRKLKGYPAWFMHRAYHLSRVPTFNRKARVLAEWTLSGLFKREIVSLGSLEHPRAEFELAAAPPPAPKPSGEDEPSG; translated from the coding sequence GTGACCGAACCTGTGCGCGTTCTCGTTGTCGGCGGTGGCTACGTCGGGATGTACACCGCGCTGCGCCTCCAGCGGCAGCTGAAGGCCGAGCTCAGAAGCCGCACGGCCGAGATCGTCGTGGTCACGCCCGAGCCGTACATGACCTACCAGCCGTTCCTCCCCGAGGCCGCCGCGGGCTCCCTCTCCCCGCGCCACGTCGTCGTCCCGCTCCGCCGGGTGCTCGACCGCTGCCGGATCATCATCGGCGAGGTCCACTCCGTCGACCACTCCAAGCGCACGGCGACCCTGTCCACCCTCGCCACCGACGAGGAGGGCGCCGGGAACGTGCAGCTCGGCTACGACGAGCTGGTCATCGCCCCCGGCTCCGTCTCCCGCGCGCTCCCGGTCCCCGGCCTCGCCGACCACGGCATCGGCTTCAAGACCGTCGAGGAGGCCATCGGCCTGCGCAACCACGTCATCGAACAGATGGACATCGCCTCCTCCACCCGCGACCCCGCGATCCGGGACGCCGCCCTCACCTTCGTCTTCGTCGGCGGCGGATACGCGGGCGTCGAGGCCCTCGCCGAACTCGAGGACATGGCCCGCTACACCGCGCGGTACTACCACAACCTCAAGCCCGAGGACCTGCGCTGGGTGCTCGTCGAGGCCTCCGACCGGATCCTCCCGGAGGTCGGCGAGGAGATGGGCCGCTACGCCATCCGCGAGCTGCGCGCCCGCAACATCGACGTCCGCCTCGGCACCCGCCTGGACACCTGCGAGGGCCGCGTCGCCGTCCTCAGCGACGGCACCCGCCTGCCCACCCGCACCGTCGTGTGGACCGCCGGCGTCAAACCCGCGCCGCTCGTCGCAGCCACCGACCTGCCCCGCAACGAGCACGGACGGCTGCGCTGCACCGCCCGGCTCACCGTCGAAGGCGTCGAGCACGCCTGGGCCGCCGGCGACGCCGCCGCCGTCCCCGACGTCACCGCCGGGGAACCCGGCCGCGTCTGCGCGCCCAACGCCCAGCACGCCGTCCGGCAGACCAAGGTCCTCGCCGAGAACATCGCCGCCTCCCTGCGCGGCGAGCCTCTCAAGGAATACGCACACAAGTACGTCGGCTCCGTAGCCTCGCTCGGCCTCCACAAAGGAGTCGCCCACGTCTACGGCCGCAAGCTCAAGGGCTACCCGGCCTGGTTCATGCACCGCGCCTACCACCTCAGCCGGGTCCCCACGTTCAACCGCAAGGCCCGCGTCCTGGCCGAATGGACCCTCTCCGGCCTGTTCAAACGCGAGATCGTCTCCCTCGGCTCGCTGGAACACCCGCGCGCCGAATTCGAACTCGCCGCCGCACCCCCACCCGCGCCCAAGCCCTCCGGCGAGGACGAGCCCTCGGGCTGA
- a CDS encoding TetR/AcrR family transcriptional regulator, translating into MQIQDSYGQVRTAQSASNGRSAPLRVDAQRNLEHVLRAAREVFGELGYGAPMEDVARRARVGVGTVYRRFPSKDVLVRRIAEEETARLTEQARTALGQEDEPWSALSRFLRTSVASGAGRLLPPQVLRVGVDDVLLPAGAPEDAARVPAQRVSVVPVGSVASVPSLANGYGDLAEQRVVTPRAVPVAEQGDAGAAELLEVVGRLVDRAREAGELRPDVSVSDVLLVIATAAPALPDAAQQAAASSRLLDILLEGLRSR; encoded by the coding sequence ATGCAGATTCAGGATTCGTATGGGCAGGTCCGTACGGCGCAGAGCGCGTCGAACGGGCGGTCGGCGCCGCTGCGCGTGGACGCGCAGCGCAATCTGGAGCACGTGCTGCGTGCCGCGCGCGAGGTCTTCGGCGAGCTGGGCTACGGGGCTCCGATGGAGGACGTGGCGCGCCGCGCCCGGGTCGGCGTCGGCACGGTCTACCGCCGTTTCCCGAGCAAGGACGTGCTGGTCCGGCGCATAGCCGAGGAGGAGACCGCGCGGCTCACGGAGCAGGCGCGGACGGCCCTGGGCCAGGAGGACGAGCCGTGGTCGGCCCTCTCCCGGTTCCTGCGCACCTCGGTTGCCTCGGGCGCCGGTCGGCTGCTGCCGCCGCAGGTGCTGCGGGTGGGCGTGGACGACGTGCTGCTCCCGGCGGGTGCGCCGGAGGACGCGGCGCGGGTTCCGGCGCAGCGCGTCTCCGTGGTGCCGGTCGGTTCCGTCGCGTCCGTCCCGTCCCTGGCGAACGGGTACGGGGACCTCGCCGAGCAGCGGGTGGTCACGCCGCGCGCGGTGCCGGTGGCCGAGCAGGGCGACGCGGGGGCCGCGGAGCTCCTGGAGGTCGTGGGCCGGCTGGTGGACCGGGCGCGTGAGGCGGGCGAGTTGCGGCCGGACGTCTCGGTGTCCGACGTCCTGCTGGTCATAGCCACCGCGGCGCCCGCGCTGCCGGACGCGGCGCAGCAGGCGGCGGCCTCGTCGCGGCTGCTGGACATCCTTCTGGAGGGTCTGCGTTCGCGGTAG
- a CDS encoding sigma-70 family RNA polymerase sigma factor produces MSGDSRDETPGAGGTTGTGGPSSAQVPSQGGPIGSSAGATAGPAAAAAAAAAAAAAEASVPQQREGKAPAGTPAPFPADEPDTVLPPHDLPPSDAELVQWMRDGDDSAYEELFRRHSEAVRRYARTCCRDAHTADDLTAEVFARTLQAVRGGAGPEQAVRAYLLTTVRRVAANWTKTQRREHLVEDFAVFAAEAARGAEVADQTATFGAGLDLGADVLAMHEAEQSLAMQAFRSLPERWQAVLWHTTVEEESPSEVAPLFGLTANATAVLASRAREGLKQAYLQAHVSQSLTAGGDCARYADRLGAFARGGLRMRAERGLRKHLDECAKCRLAAGELAHVNAGIPALLPVAVIGWFAAGYALKAAGVVAGGVAGAGAAGAAAAATGTATGSAGASSAAAAEGLGIPAKAGIAAVAAVAATAGLVWALTGSEPQPVAAPTASPSVVVPVAPVEPAPPAPKPTPKPTPPPVQAPPPAPEPTPTPTPKPTPSRTAKPSPKPTPTPKPTPSPTPPKASAKPSPPPPPPAPAVYQVSRLEYGIFGDGTKPEVSLSESSWMWQRSRLSMDGTPYAHGVSVHAPSSLLIDLNRQCTSYDAVVGIDDITVPLGVGGVRFAVYADGERLWRSDVIRPGDPTVPVHVGIAGRRQIRLVVEEHTPFGRAAVADWAQSQITCS; encoded by the coding sequence ATGAGCGGTGACAGTCGGGACGAGACGCCGGGCGCCGGTGGCACCACGGGGACCGGAGGCCCGTCTTCCGCCCAGGTGCCCAGCCAGGGCGGACCGATCGGCTCCTCGGCCGGCGCGACCGCCGGCCCCGCCGCTGCCGCTGCCGCTGCCGCTGCCGCTGCCGCTGCCGAGGCGAGCGTGCCGCAGCAGCGCGAGGGCAAGGCCCCCGCCGGGACTCCGGCGCCCTTCCCGGCCGACGAGCCCGACACCGTACTGCCGCCGCACGACCTGCCGCCCTCCGACGCCGAGCTCGTCCAGTGGATGAGGGACGGCGACGACAGCGCGTACGAGGAGCTGTTCCGGCGCCACTCCGAGGCCGTGCGCCGCTACGCCAGGACCTGCTGCCGCGACGCCCACACCGCCGACGACCTGACCGCCGAGGTCTTCGCCCGCACCCTCCAGGCGGTGCGCGGCGGGGCCGGGCCCGAACAGGCCGTGCGCGCCTACCTGCTGACCACCGTCCGCCGGGTCGCGGCGAACTGGACGAAGACGCAGCGGCGCGAGCACCTGGTCGAGGACTTCGCGGTGTTCGCCGCCGAAGCCGCCCGCGGCGCCGAGGTCGCCGACCAGACGGCGACGTTCGGAGCGGGCCTCGACCTGGGCGCCGACGTCCTGGCCATGCACGAGGCCGAACAGTCGCTGGCCATGCAGGCGTTCCGGTCGCTGCCCGAGCGCTGGCAGGCGGTGCTCTGGCACACCACGGTCGAGGAGGAGTCGCCCAGCGAGGTCGCCCCGCTCTTCGGTCTGACCGCCAACGCCACCGCCGTGCTCGCCAGCCGGGCCCGCGAGGGGCTCAAGCAGGCCTATCTGCAGGCGCACGTCAGCCAGTCGCTCACCGCCGGCGGCGACTGCGCCCGTTATGCCGACCGGCTCGGCGCCTTCGCGCGCGGCGGGCTGCGGATGCGGGCCGAGCGCGGGCTGCGCAAGCACCTCGACGAGTGCGCCAAGTGCCGGCTGGCCGCCGGTGAACTCGCGCACGTGAACGCCGGCATCCCCGCGCTGCTGCCGGTCGCCGTCATCGGCTGGTTCGCCGCCGGGTACGCGCTCAAGGCCGCCGGTGTCGTCGCCGGCGGGGTGGCCGGGGCCGGCGCGGCCGGTGCCGCCGCGGCCGCCACGGGCACCGCCACCGGCTCGGCCGGGGCCTCGTCCGCGGCCGCCGCCGAGGGCCTCGGCATCCCCGCGAAGGCGGGCATCGCCGCGGTCGCCGCCGTCGCCGCGACCGCCGGTCTGGTCTGGGCCCTGACCGGGTCCGAGCCGCAACCGGTCGCCGCGCCCACGGCCTCGCCGTCGGTGGTCGTCCCCGTAGCCCCCGTCGAACCGGCGCCGCCCGCGCCGAAGCCGACCCCGAAGCCGACGCCCCCGCCGGTCCAGGCACCGCCGCCCGCGCCGGAGCCGACGCCCACCCCCACGCCGAAGCCGACCCCGTCGAGGACGGCGAAGCCGAGCCCCAAGCCCACGCCGACCCCGAAGCCGACCCCCAGCCCCACCCCGCCGAAGGCCTCGGCGAAGCCGTCGCCGCCCCCGCCGCCCCCGGCGCCGGCCGTCTACCAGGTCAGCCGGCTGGAGTACGGGATCTTCGGCGACGGCACCAAGCCGGAGGTCAGCCTGAGCGAGAGCAGCTGGATGTGGCAGCGCTCGCGCCTTTCGATGGACGGCACCCCGTACGCGCACGGGGTGAGCGTGCACGCCCCGTCCTCGCTGCTGATCGACCTCAACCGGCAGTGCACCAGCTACGACGCGGTGGTCGGCATCGACGACATCACCGTGCCCCTCGGGGTCGGCGGCGTGCGCTTCGCGGTGTACGCCGACGGCGAGCGGCTGTGGCGCTCCGACGTGATCCGCCCCGGTGACCCGACGGTCCCGGTGCACGTCGGCATCGCCGGCCGCCGGCAGATCCGCCTGGTGGTCGAGGAGCACACGCCGTTCGGCCGGGCGGCCGTCGCCGACTGGGCGCAGTCCCAGATCACCTGCTCCTGA
- a CDS encoding ATP-binding protein, producing MRYLILGTTDALDAHGTSLPLGGARLRALLAALALRGGRTASVGELVDDVYGNEPPHDAPAALQALVGRLRRVLGKDAVASGPGGYRLVAGTEDIDLYVFERQVREAGARLDAGDPGSAAALLRSALALFRGPALADLPEHAGVRPEAQRLAALRRRVEADLRRGATAGLVPELTELTATHPYDETFRAQLIRALRAEGRPADALAAYEDARRTLADALGADPGPELAALHAELLAGEAPPAPRAPAAPAAEPGNIRPRLTSFVGREPDLAALRADLDRSRLVTLTGPGGSGKTRLAEEAALRAVGPAAWSAELAPLDDPGAVPGAVLSALRLRETNLITRDGQPLQDDPTSHLVEHLAHRPLLLVLDNCEHVIGAAAALAETLLTHCPELRILATSREPLGVPGESVRPVEPLPPQPAHRLFAERARAVRPGFRVEDDLAAVDEICRRLDGLPLAIELAAARLRLLTPRQIADRLDDRFLLLTSGSRTVLPRQQTLRAVVDWSWELLDAPERALLRRASVFAGGWDLAAAEALDPDGPADTLDVLGALVEKSLVVAAPTDDGEMRYRLLETIHEYAVERAAETPEPLAAAEAAHTAHFTALAETAEPLLRSGEQLPWIARLERDLDNIRAALHRAAVTDPDETAVQRLVFAMGWFWWLRNYRPEGLGWVERALALGTDPEERTDPRFWPRMRLRMLHFFLAVESQTAGDYREDPEAVAVVARVRAAFATDPGPESAGFPGLLWPLTAYLTDEPADVRALLDTAVANARRHGGEWETGVSLMFRAHMAVDMPGGMAGVDADLAELHVLSRKVGDRWMRAQVASAAGEANIMRGRYAQAREAYREALALAREVGAHAEAPFLLARLAELAFREGDTAAATRGLDEAEAEAERLHTGDTRTYVGFLRAYIALDDGDVPTARRHVEAAGALVAAGSPPPHFVAVLSGLAARIEAHEGGGAAAVGSARAALRGAQETQCSEFITAGLAEGLATALALAGGLAVAVRILGACDGWRTETPRGTAELRETEAVMDRARAELGETACAAARASGHGLGIDEVLALAEPYGTGA from the coding sequence GTGCGGTATCTCATCCTCGGCACCACCGACGCCCTCGACGCCCACGGCACCTCCCTCCCCCTCGGCGGGGCCCGGCTGCGGGCGCTGCTCGCCGCGCTCGCGCTGCGCGGGGGCCGGACGGCGTCCGTCGGGGAGCTCGTCGACGACGTGTACGGGAACGAGCCGCCGCACGACGCGCCCGCCGCCCTCCAGGCGCTCGTCGGACGGCTGCGGCGGGTCCTCGGGAAGGACGCCGTCGCCTCGGGACCCGGCGGGTACCGGCTGGTGGCCGGGACCGAGGACATCGACCTGTACGTGTTCGAGCGGCAGGTGCGCGAGGCCGGCGCCCGGCTCGACGCGGGCGACCCCGGGTCCGCCGCCGCGCTCCTGCGCTCCGCCCTCGCCCTCTTCCGCGGCCCCGCCCTCGCCGACCTCCCCGAGCACGCGGGCGTGCGCCCCGAAGCGCAGCGGCTGGCCGCGCTCCGCCGGCGCGTCGAGGCGGACCTGCGGCGCGGCGCCACCGCGGGGCTCGTCCCGGAGCTGACCGAGCTCACCGCCACGCACCCCTACGACGAGACCTTCCGCGCCCAGCTCATCCGCGCCCTGCGCGCCGAGGGACGCCCGGCCGACGCCCTCGCCGCGTACGAGGACGCCCGCCGCACCCTCGCCGACGCACTCGGCGCCGACCCCGGCCCGGAGCTCGCCGCCCTGCACGCCGAACTCCTCGCCGGGGAAGCGCCCCCGGCCCCGCGGGCGCCCGCCGCCCCGGCCGCCGAGCCGGGCAACATCCGCCCCCGGCTCACCTCCTTCGTCGGCCGCGAGCCCGATCTCGCCGCCCTCCGCGCGGACCTCGACCGCTCCCGGCTCGTCACCCTCACCGGACCCGGCGGCTCCGGGAAGACCCGCCTCGCCGAGGAGGCCGCCCTCCGGGCCGTCGGCCCCGCCGCGTGGAGCGCCGAACTCGCCCCGCTCGACGACCCCGGGGCCGTGCCGGGCGCCGTCCTGTCCGCCCTCCGGCTGCGCGAGACCAACCTGATCACCCGCGACGGCCAGCCCCTCCAGGACGACCCCACCTCCCACCTCGTCGAGCACCTGGCGCACCGCCCGCTCCTCCTCGTCCTCGACAACTGCGAGCACGTGATCGGCGCCGCCGCCGCCCTCGCCGAGACCCTCCTGACCCACTGCCCCGAGCTGCGCATCCTCGCCACCAGCCGCGAACCCCTCGGCGTCCCCGGGGAGTCGGTCCGCCCCGTCGAGCCGCTCCCGCCGCAGCCGGCCCACCGGCTCTTCGCCGAACGCGCCCGCGCGGTGCGGCCCGGCTTCCGCGTGGAGGACGACCTCGCGGCCGTCGACGAGATCTGCCGCCGCCTCGACGGCCTCCCCCTCGCCATCGAGCTCGCCGCCGCCCGCCTGCGGCTGCTGACCCCGCGCCAGATCGCCGACCGCCTCGACGACCGCTTCCTCCTCCTCACCTCCGGCTCCCGCACCGTGCTGCCCCGCCAGCAGACCCTGCGGGCCGTCGTCGACTGGTCCTGGGAGCTCCTCGACGCGCCGGAGCGCGCCCTGCTGCGGCGTGCCTCCGTCTTCGCCGGCGGCTGGGACCTGGCCGCCGCCGAGGCCCTGGACCCGGACGGCCCGGCCGACACCCTCGACGTCCTCGGCGCCCTCGTCGAGAAGTCGCTGGTCGTCGCCGCCCCCACGGACGACGGCGAGATGCGCTACCGCCTCCTGGAGACCATCCACGAGTACGCGGTCGAGCGCGCCGCCGAGACCCCGGAGCCGCTCGCCGCCGCCGAGGCCGCGCACACCGCCCACTTCACCGCCCTCGCCGAGACCGCCGAACCCCTGCTGCGGTCGGGGGAGCAACTGCCCTGGATCGCCCGGCTCGAACGCGACCTCGACAACATCCGTGCCGCCCTGCACCGTGCCGCGGTGACCGACCCCGACGAGACCGCGGTCCAGCGGCTGGTCTTCGCCATGGGCTGGTTCTGGTGGCTGCGCAACTACCGGCCCGAGGGCCTCGGCTGGGTCGAGCGGGCGCTCGCCCTCGGCACGGACCCCGAGGAGCGGACGGACCCCCGGTTCTGGCCCCGGATGCGGCTGCGCATGCTGCACTTCTTCCTCGCCGTGGAGAGCCAGACCGCCGGCGACTACCGGGAGGACCCGGAGGCCGTCGCCGTCGTCGCCCGGGTGCGGGCCGCGTTCGCCACCGACCCCGGCCCCGAGTCCGCCGGCTTCCCCGGGCTGCTGTGGCCGCTCACGGCCTACCTCACCGACGAACCCGCCGACGTCCGCGCCCTCCTGGACACCGCCGTGGCCAACGCCCGCCGCCACGGAGGGGAGTGGGAGACCGGTGTCAGCCTGATGTTCCGCGCCCACATGGCCGTCGACATGCCCGGCGGCATGGCGGGGGTCGACGCGGACCTGGCCGAGCTGCACGTCCTCTCCCGCAAGGTCGGCGACCGGTGGATGCGCGCCCAGGTCGCCAGCGCCGCGGGCGAGGCCAACATCATGCGGGGCCGGTACGCGCAGGCCCGCGAGGCGTACCGGGAGGCGCTGGCCCTGGCCCGCGAGGTCGGCGCGCACGCCGAGGCGCCGTTCCTCCTCGCCCGGCTCGCCGAGCTCGCCTTCCGCGAGGGCGACACGGCGGCCGCCACCAGGGGCCTCGACGAGGCGGAGGCGGAGGCCGAGCGCCTGCACACGGGCGACACCCGGACGTACGTGGGCTTCCTGCGCGCCTACATAGCCCTGGACGACGGGGACGTGCCGACCGCCCGCCGCCATGTGGAGGCGGCCGGCGCCCTGGTCGCCGCGGGCAGTCCGCCGCCGCACTTCGTGGCCGTGCTGTCCGGGCTCGCCGCCCGCATCGAGGCCCACGAGGGCGGGGGAGCGGCCGCCGTCGGCTCCGCGCGGGCTGCGTTGCGCGGCGCCCAGGAGACGCAGTGCTCCGAGTTCATCACGGCGGGCCTCGCCGAGGGCCTGGCCACCGCCCTCGCGCTCGCCGGCGGACTCGCCGTGGCGGTACGGATCCTGGGCGCCTGCGACGGATGGCGGACGGAGACCCCGCGCGGCACGGCGGAGCTGCGCGAGACCGAGGCCGTCATGGACCGGGCCCGCGCCGAGCTCGGCGAGACGGCCTGCGCGGCGGCCCGCGCCTCGGGCCACGGCCTCGGCATCGACGAGGTGCTGGCCCTCGCGGAGCCGTACGGGACCGGGGCGTGA
- a CDS encoding asparagine synthase-related protein: MRWLVGWSSVAPRFGAPPGSAGTVGDPAEGRTVHPVGAQLLWGDPDPLWAVGDWRPDEVRVVTFDAHTRLAVLGCCAASDEELRRGLLTARGGALRHLTAWAGGYTVVVKVGRRITVTGDLAGARPVFHTPWAGGTAYGTAALPLADLTEAQLDIGHLAALLACPETPEALRDSTPYEGVRRVPPGHALILREGSREITGYDPVASLAVAAPEADPRQAVEGVRDALVEAVRARLTAPRHAPEIPLPDPGPVPGMGPADRRAARGGGPAPGIGADLSGGSASGTLALLAAGLPGVPGTVLGHGTGAGERLLAVTFNDLAGAGSPEELARAGEIAANPRLHHVVVAAGEEALPYAELDGPLTDEPGPSLVSADRHRRRLAGGSADHFTGFGARQVLDAHPARLADLLMDRRRRSLVRPVTALAKATGPSAGALLVPLQVYRAARRLARTPYRTGLEAAATRVLEANRSPGGTYGPLEASLSALAWSRPGPAARWLTGEALAEVSVRLNRAATLPASVQRPGEARARAALARAAADHRVLEQAAEIRSQRLHAPFLDNQVVRACRELPESLRVQPDARATVLRTVLAGAGIRELPTGWGAPHPAVPAAATRAGLRAALPHLIALFDAPLLADAGLIEARVVRRALRAAADGEQVPLDGLADLVSTELWLRRLLARRGSCWTGTAAPRHRAVPGPLIPSARSLPA, encoded by the coding sequence ATGCGGTGGCTGGTCGGCTGGAGCAGTGTCGCCCCGCGCTTCGGCGCCCCGCCCGGCTCGGCCGGGACCGTCGGCGACCCCGCCGAGGGACGCACGGTGCACCCGGTCGGCGCGCAACTCCTGTGGGGCGACCCCGATCCGCTGTGGGCGGTCGGCGACTGGCGCCCCGACGAGGTGCGCGTGGTGACCTTCGACGCACACACCCGCCTCGCCGTGCTCGGCTGCTGCGCCGCGAGCGACGAGGAACTGCGGCGCGGCCTGCTCACCGCGCGCGGGGGCGCACTGCGGCACCTGACCGCGTGGGCGGGTGGTTACACCGTCGTCGTCAAGGTCGGCCGCCGCATCACCGTCACCGGTGATCTCGCGGGCGCCCGGCCGGTCTTCCACACCCCGTGGGCCGGCGGCACCGCGTACGGCACGGCGGCCCTGCCGCTCGCCGACCTCACCGAGGCGCAGCTCGACATCGGCCACCTCGCGGCGCTGCTCGCCTGTCCCGAGACGCCCGAGGCGCTGCGCGACTCCACCCCGTACGAAGGGGTGCGCCGGGTGCCGCCCGGGCACGCGCTCATCCTGCGCGAGGGCTCGCGCGAGATCACCGGCTACGACCCGGTCGCCTCCCTCGCCGTGGCCGCCCCCGAGGCCGACCCCCGGCAGGCGGTCGAGGGCGTGCGGGACGCGCTGGTCGAGGCCGTCCGGGCCCGGCTCACCGCGCCCCGGCACGCGCCCGAGATCCCGCTGCCCGACCCGGGGCCGGTACCCGGCATGGGCCCCGCCGACCGGCGCGCGGCCCGCGGCGGCGGCCCGGCCCCCGGGATCGGCGCCGACCTGTCCGGCGGCAGCGCCTCCGGCACCCTCGCCCTGCTCGCCGCCGGGCTCCCGGGCGTCCCCGGCACCGTCCTCGGCCACGGGACGGGCGCCGGCGAGCGGCTGCTCGCCGTCACCTTCAACGACCTGGCCGGCGCGGGCAGCCCGGAGGAGCTCGCCCGCGCGGGGGAGATCGCCGCCAACCCGCGGCTCCACCACGTGGTCGTCGCGGCCGGCGAGGAGGCCCTCCCGTACGCGGAGCTCGACGGGCCGCTCACCGACGAACCGGGCCCCTCCCTCGTGTCGGCCGACCGGCACCGCAGGCGGCTCGCCGGCGGCAGCGCCGACCACTTCACCGGCTTCGGCGCCCGCCAGGTCCTGGACGCCCACCCGGCCCGCCTGGCCGACCTGCTGATGGACCGCCGGCGCCGCTCCCTGGTGCGCCCGGTGACCGCGCTCGCCAAGGCGACCGGCCCCTCGGCCGGGGCGCTCCTCGTCCCCCTCCAGGTGTACCGGGCGGCCCGCCGGCTCGCCCGTACCCCCTACCGCACCGGCCTGGAGGCCGCCGCCACCCGCGTCCTGGAGGCCAACCGGTCGCCCGGCGGGACCTACGGCCCCCTGGAGGCGTCCCTCTCCGCCCTCGCCTGGTCCCGGCCCGGCCCGGCCGCGCGCTGGCTGACGGGGGAGGCGTTGGCCGAAGTATCGGTTCGCCTGAACCGGGCGGCGACCCTCCCGGCCTCCGTCCAGCGCCCCGGCGAGGCCCGCGCCCGCGCCGCCCTCGCCCGTGCGGCGGCCGACCACCGCGTCCTCGAACAGGCCGCCGAGATCCGCAGCCAGCGCCTGCACGCCCCCTTCCTGGACAACCAGGTCGTACGGGCCTGCCGCGAGCTGCCCGAATCGCTGCGGGTCCAGCCCGACGCCCGCGCCACCGTCCTGCGCACCGTCCTCGCGGGCGCCGGCATCCGCGAGCTCCCGACCGGCTGGGGCGCCCCGCACCCGGCGGTCCCCGCCGCCGCCACCCGTGCGGGCCTGCGCGCCGCCCTCCCGCACCTGATCGCCCTCTTCGACGCCCCGCTGCTCGCCGACGCGGGCCTGATCGAGGCCCGGGTGGTCCGGCGCGCCCTGCGCGCCGCCGCCGACGGCGAGCAGGTCCCCCTCGACGGCCTCGCCGACCTCGTCTCCACCGAACTCTGGCTCCGCCGCCTCCTCGCCCGCCGCGGCTCCTGCTGGACGGGCACCGCGGCCCCCCGGCACCGCGCGGTACCGGGCCCGCTGATCCCCTCGGCACGCTCACTCCCGGCGTGA
- the lhgO gene encoding L-2-hydroxyglutarate oxidase, with protein MVSVRYDYDCDVLVIGGGIVGLSTAYAITRAAPGTRVTVLEKEHAPARHQTGRNSGVIHSGIYYRPGSLKARFAVEGAAEMVKFCAEYGIPHEVTGKLIVATDREELPRLHALVQRGRENGIPVRELGPAQISEYEPRVRGVAAIHVGTTGIVDYGAVAAKLAEESGARILYGSAVTAVDRRPWGVAVRSAAGRVVRGRVLVNCAGLHCDQVARLAGDDPEMRIVPFRGEYYELADPSLVRGLVYPVPDPAFPFLGVHLTRGIDGGVHVGPNAVPALAREGYGWSVVRPRELAGTLAWPGSWAIAKAHWRYGAGELHRSLSKRAFTEAVRRMLPIVEERDLRRATPGVRAQAVLKDGTLVDDFLIRESVRTVHVLNAPSPAATASLPIGREVAGRALALL; from the coding sequence CTGGTGTCTGTCCGCTATGACTACGACTGTGACGTGCTGGTGATCGGCGGCGGGATCGTCGGTCTGTCGACGGCGTACGCGATCACGCGCGCCGCGCCGGGGACCCGGGTCACCGTCCTGGAGAAGGAGCACGCCCCGGCCCGCCACCAGACCGGGCGCAACAGCGGCGTGATCCACAGCGGCATCTACTACCGGCCGGGCTCCCTCAAGGCCAGGTTCGCCGTCGAGGGCGCGGCCGAGATGGTCAAGTTCTGCGCGGAGTACGGCATCCCCCACGAGGTCACCGGCAAGCTGATCGTCGCCACCGACCGCGAGGAGCTGCCCCGGCTGCACGCCCTGGTGCAGCGCGGCCGGGAGAACGGGATCCCGGTCCGCGAGCTCGGCCCGGCGCAGATCAGCGAGTACGAGCCGCGGGTGCGGGGCGTGGCCGCGATCCACGTCGGCACCACCGGCATCGTCGACTACGGGGCGGTGGCGGCGAAGCTGGCCGAGGAGTCCGGGGCGCGCATCCTGTACGGGTCGGCGGTCACGGCCGTCGACCGGCGCCCCTGGGGCGTGGCCGTGCGCTCGGCCGCCGGACGGGTGGTCCGCGGGCGGGTCCTGGTGAACTGCGCGGGGCTGCACTGCGACCAGGTGGCGCGGCTCGCAGGCGACGACCCGGAGATGCGGATCGTCCCCTTCCGCGGGGAGTACTACGAGCTGGCCGACCCCTCCCTGGTGCGCGGCCTGGTCTATCCGGTGCCGGACCCGGCCTTCCCCTTCCTCGGGGTCCATCTGACCCGAGGCATCGACGGCGGCGTCCACGTCGGGCCGAACGCGGTCCCGGCCCTCGCCCGCGAGGGCTACGGCTGGTCGGTGGTCCGCCCGCGCGAGCTGGCCGGCACCCTCGCCTGGCCGGGCAGCTGGGCCATCGCCAAGGCGCACTGGCGGTACGGGGCGGGCGAACTGCACCGCTCCCTGTCCAAGCGCGCCTTCACCGAGGCGGTCCGGCGGATGCTGCCGATCGTCGAGGAGCGCGACCTGCGGCGGGCCACTCCGGGCGTACGGGCGCAGGCGGTGCTGAAGGACGGCACCCTGGTGGACGACTTCCTGATCCGCGAGTCGGTCCGGACGGTCCACGTGCTGAACGCCCCGTCGCCGGCGGCGACGGCCTCCCTGCCGATCGGGCGCGAGGTGGCGGGCCGGGCGCTGGCGCTCCTGTAG